The Spiroplasma clarkii genome has a window encoding:
- a CDS encoding DEAD/DEAH box helicase, whose protein sequence is MGNIIVNNGSKTLFIDFSYLQNVLFKDNLAQLYLIVEKLGIEGVNSFQEFQNILRNALCKSAFICLIDDKARTFSSKNTEKQVFDAIIRIEFNTDTQRKLPKNTFIGFFVNINPEEPYLTVVSIFQTRLKPVAQDFETIIEDCPIQIINYKGQIAPEELLRRGIINSETIGEINKLQSNFEAEKTRWLNYLDFSMDFLNLQRKNSLPYLNSKALEFIKIDKRDLTETIADKQMSFSEKSSSAYFELKFEGIIKNSRIKYEVVSAIMIEILCDQVEKLNRLKKMQELALVPFAMNKAFPPIYNLQKNIHEIFEFNFERTRETTEIVGINTYIAATAQSKTLQEYWKEKGEIIFGSTKELRYCETEFSKELQEWKVYGLLYEVNGELEPSLFNAPNNINKLNCGYLAYVGIGEDVLIDRCRQVLKRISEGNIKNPYLVNYLFNTKLIQLSDQSNEIEIADEEFYFSLNREQKDAVIKALNSKDIFMLQGPPGTGKTQVICEIIYQLSKMDRKILVSSQNHQAINNVITRLPFEPNINRVRLVNQLNLKSSEKNNFSPERVVYNYYKSIAKSIYDDTQVEETTIIEFNEIENKLEALLNANRGYHQSSTQLRTLNKQISDIDNEISSIKEQEIAQIRQKNELDDEIFNVENLITEFNDLEFKSAVHISENILKTYETEVQFLMDEFTLNNFDYKINKQDLFSEIKKLSNKVLFENHIFAGIVEAKKNIQKFKRNAEFELATQEEQRLNGLENLLLKETQLQDYLEILNKFKGALKILKTDLTYQLQKVAERKSTKENMAALEVRKNDLQVSRAKISEQTGATGQELRELIRFVNHKFDLQMQITDVDLENDIKNQLKKYNDKLQNSIRRKKEFKNLFESISDYAQTSYGITNNWEQEIPTNKFTNQMIQESKKYTSGIINKLVNIYGMTLTSSNLFKYNNDNFAKKMGLEEISLKTMDVDTVIIDEASKATLIEILMPLIYGKSLILVGDYRQLPPILKLQQADVDQVNEVTGKDYSYNQMFELLDKSIFKNLIAANNSSLTTMLKTQYRSHQQIMDVVNKFYDQELRVDQEVSEQKRHDLNVFNKYNNEIINSKSSVYWIDSTNDVGGEVHYEKSLETSTSLYNDLEIDLTVEVMKRIDETLATKELKTKPSLAVISFYGLHVSKLNRELKKAKFKNFDFVVSTVDDFQGKEADYVIVNMVRNPKNISSKSGRDFLRKYERINVAFSRARELLIVIGAQRAVKDISVKIPTVADINVSNTFEVYADIIAKIEHDGGLLQVQEIL, encoded by the coding sequence ATGGGAAATATTATTGTAAATAATGGCAGTAAAACACTTTTTATAGATTTTTCATATTTGCAAAATGTCTTATTTAAAGATAATTTAGCACAACTTTATCTAATTGTTGAAAAATTAGGTATTGAAGGAGTGAATTCTTTTCAAGAGTTCCAAAATATCTTGCGCAATGCTCTTTGCAAGAGTGCGTTTATTTGTTTAATTGATGACAAAGCTCGTACCTTTTCAAGTAAAAATACAGAAAAACAAGTATTTGACGCCATCATTAGAATTGAATTTAATACAGATACCCAAAGAAAATTGCCAAAAAATACCTTCATTGGTTTCTTTGTAAATATTAATCCAGAAGAACCATATCTAACAGTGGTTTCAATTTTTCAAACTCGTCTAAAACCAGTAGCACAAGATTTTGAAACTATTATTGAAGATTGTCCAATTCAAATTATTAATTATAAAGGTCAAATTGCACCAGAGGAGTTATTGCGTAGAGGAATTATTAACTCTGAAACAATTGGGGAAATTAATAAACTACAATCAAACTTTGAAGCAGAAAAAACTCGCTGATTAAATTATTTAGATTTTTCAATGGATTTTTTAAACTTACAAAGAAAAAACTCATTGCCATATTTAAATTCAAAAGCTCTTGAATTTATTAAAATAGATAAAAGAGATTTAACAGAAACTATTGCAGATAAACAAATGAGTTTTTCTGAGAAAAGTTCTTCAGCATATTTTGAATTAAAATTTGAAGGAATAATTAAAAATTCAAGGATAAAATATGAGGTTGTTTCAGCCATCATGATTGAAATCTTGTGTGATCAAGTTGAAAAGTTAAATAGATTAAAGAAAATGCAAGAGCTTGCTCTGGTACCTTTTGCAATGAATAAAGCATTTCCACCAATTTATAATTTACAAAAAAACATTCATGAAATTTTTGAGTTTAACTTTGAGCGTACTAGGGAAACTACTGAAATTGTTGGTATCAATACTTACATTGCAGCCACAGCTCAAAGTAAAACTTTACAAGAATATTGAAAAGAAAAAGGAGAGATTATTTTTGGTAGTACCAAAGAATTAAGGTATTGTGAAACTGAGTTTAGTAAGGAACTGCAAGAGTGAAAAGTTTATGGGTTATTGTATGAGGTCAATGGGGAACTAGAACCAAGTCTTTTTAATGCACCAAATAATATCAATAAATTAAATTGTGGTTACTTAGCTTATGTCGGTATTGGTGAAGACGTTTTAATTGACAGATGTCGTCAAGTTTTAAAAAGAATTAGTGAGGGAAATATTAAAAACCCATACCTAGTAAATTATTTATTTAATACAAAATTAATTCAACTATCAGATCAATCAAATGAAATTGAAATTGCTGATGAGGAATTTTACTTTAGTTTAAATCGTGAACAAAAAGATGCAGTAATTAAGGCATTGAATTCAAAAGATATTTTCATGTTACAAGGACCGCCAGGTACTGGTAAAACTCAAGTGATTTGTGAAATTATTTATCAGTTATCAAAAATGGATCGCAAGATTTTAGTATCAAGTCAAAACCACCAAGCAATTAATAATGTTATTACTCGTTTACCTTTTGAACCAAATATTAATCGAGTCAGATTAGTTAATCAACTTAATTTAAAAAGTAGTGAGAAGAATAATTTTTCACCAGAAAGAGTTGTTTACAATTATTATAAGTCAATTGCAAAAAGTATTTATGATGACACCCAGGTTGAAGAAACAACAATTATTGAGTTTAATGAAATTGAAAATAAACTTGAAGCACTTTTAAATGCAAATAGAGGTTATCACCAAAGTAGTACTCAATTGCGAACATTAAACAAACAAATTTCAGATATTGATAATGAAATTAGTTCAATCAAAGAACAAGAGATTGCACAAATTAGACAAAAAAATGAACTTGATGATGAAATATTTAATGTTGAAAATTTAATAACAGAGTTCAATGACCTTGAATTTAAAAGCGCTGTGCATATTTCTGAAAATATTTTAAAGACATATGAAACAGAAGTACAATTTTTAATGGATGAATTTACTTTAAATAATTTTGATTATAAAATTAATAAGCAAGATCTATTTTCAGAAATAAAAAAACTGAGCAACAAAGTTTTATTTGAAAATCATATTTTTGCTGGGATTGTTGAAGCTAAAAAAAATATTCAAAAATTTAAGAGAAATGCTGAATTTGAATTGGCAACTCAAGAAGAACAAAGATTAAATGGTTTAGAAAATCTCTTACTAAAAGAAACTCAATTACAAGATTACTTAGAGATTTTAAATAAATTCAAAGGTGCTTTAAAAATTTTAAAAACAGATTTGACATATCAATTACAAAAAGTTGCTGAAAGAAAATCAACCAAAGAAAATATGGCTGCTCTTGAAGTTAGAAAAAATGATTTACAAGTAAGTAGAGCAAAAATTTCAGAACAAACTGGTGCCACTGGCCAAGAACTCCGAGAATTAATTAGATTTGTTAATCATAAATTTGACTTACAAATGCAAATAACTGATGTTGACCTTGAGAATGATATTAAAAATCAATTAAAAAAATATAATGATAAATTACAAAATAGTATCAGAAGGAAAAAAGAATTTAAAAATTTATTTGAGTCAATTTCAGATTATGCACAAACAAGTTATGGAATTACAAATAACTGGGAACAAGAAATCCCAACCAACAAATTTACTAACCAAATGATTCAAGAATCAAAAAAATACACTAGTGGTATCATAAACAAACTTGTCAACATTTATGGAATGACATTAACTTCATCAAATTTATTCAAGTATAACAATGATAACTTTGCAAAAAAAATGGGTCTAGAAGAAATTAGTTTAAAAACAATGGATGTAGATACTGTAATTATTGATGAGGCTTCAAAAGCAACTTTAATTGAAATTTTAATGCCCTTGATTTATGGAAAGTCATTAATTTTGGTTGGTGATTATCGTCAATTACCGCCAATTTTAAAATTACAACAAGCAGATGTAGATCAAGTTAATGAAGTCACAGGTAAAGATTATAGTTACAATCAAATGTTTGAGTTACTTGATAAATCAATTTTTAAAAATTTGATTGCTGCCAATAATAGTAGTTTAACTACTATGTTAAAAACTCAATATCGTAGTCACCAACAAATTATGGATGTTGTTAACAAGTTTTATGATCAAGAATTGAGGGTTGACCAAGAGGTTAGTGAGCAAAAACGTCATGACTTAAATGTATTTAATAAATATAACAATGAGATAATTAATTCAAAAAGTTCAGTGTATTGAATTGATTCAACAAATGATGTTGGTGGAGAAGTTCACTATGAAAAATCTTTAGAAACATCAACAAGTTTATATAATGATTTAGAAATTGATTTAACTGTTGAAGTTATGAAAAGAATTGATGAAACCCTAGCCACAAAAGAATTAAAAACTAAACCATCCCTAGCAGTAATTAGTTTTTATGGATTACATGTCAGCAAATTAAATAGAGAACTTAAAAAAGCAAAGTTTAAAAATTTTGATTTTGTAGTAAGTACTGTTGATGACTTTCAAGGCAAAGAAGCAGATTATGTAATAGTTAATATGGTGCGTAATCCAAAAAACATTTCATCAAAAAGCGGCAGAGATTTTTTAAGGAAATATGAAAGAATTAATGTGGCTTTCAGTAGAGCTAGAGAATTGTTGATAGTCATTGGAGCACAGCGAGCTGTCAAAGACATTAGTGTAAAAATTCCAACAGTTGCAGATATAAATGTTTCTAATACTTTTGAAGTTTATGCAGACATTATTGCTAAGATTGAACATGATGGAGGTCTACTACAGGTTCAAGAAATTTTATAG
- a CDS encoding cupin domain-containing protein: MLKNLNLQEVIELKNLVENATGQIVSKTILESKLTNISLFAIAKNEGLSEHTSVGDALVTVLEGTAKITIADQEYHLHKEQSIVNQLKWFMLSMPLKILKCY, from the coding sequence ATGTTAAAAAATTTAAATTTACAAGAAGTCATTGAGTTAAAAAATCTAGTTGAGAATGCAACTGGTCAAATTGTTAGTAAAACAATTTTAGAATCAAAATTAACAAATATCTCTTTATTTGCTATTGCTAAAAATGAAGGTTTAAGTGAACACACCTCAGTTGGAGATGCTTTGGTGACTGTTTTAGAAGGAACTGCAAAAATTACTATTGCAGATCAAGAATATCACCTTCATAAAGAACAAAGTATTGTAAACCAGCTCAAATGGTTCATGCTGTCCATGCCACTGAAGATCTTAAAATGTTATTAA